The following coding sequences lie in one Arabidopsis thaliana chromosome 3, partial sequence genomic window:
- a CDS encoding uncharacterized protein (unknown protein; FUNCTIONS IN: molecular_function unknown; INVOLVED IN: biological_process unknown; LOCATED IN: cellular_component unknown; Has 1 Blast hits to 1 proteins in 1 species: Archae - 0; Bacteria - 0; Metazoa - 0; Fungi - 0; Plants - 1; Viruses - 0; Other Eukaryotes - 0 (source: NCBI BLink).): MASPIALLQQIPMAFNKRYGGGKEWLQLTKRPKSKVFLWRTLRRVFGTKIVVIIHSGESYEIIEIVQLKDMELDEGYILSSHSSLFRRPKGIVEICPRDAYQLTKKQEGIIKSIHMIVRDRGKFIMELYLKKSGKVEKGIKID; this comes from the exons ATGGCTTCA CCTATTGCGTTGTTGCAGCAGATTCCAATGGCTTTCAACAAGAGATATGGTGGTGGAAAGGAATGGCTACAACTTACAAAGAGACCGAAGTCAAAGGTGTTTTTATGGAGAACATTGAGAAG GGTATTTGGGACAAAGATTGTTGTGATAATCCATTCTGGCGAGTCTTATGAAATCATCGAAATAGTTCAGCTCAAGGATATGGAACTTGACGAAGGATATATACTTAGCTCTCACTCTTCACTTTTCAGGCGACCAAAAGGGATAGTAGAGATATGTCCTCGTGACGCTTATCAactgacaaaaaaacaagagggGATCATAAAGAGCATCCATATGATTGTCAGAGACAGAGGAAAATTTATCATG gAACTTTACTTGAAAAAGTCAGGTAAAGTAGAAAAGGGGATAAAAATAGACTAA
- a CDS encoding uncharacterized protein (unknown protein; FUNCTIONS IN: molecular_function unknown; INVOLVED IN: biological_process unknown; LOCATED IN: cellular_component unknown.): MASPIALLQQIPMAFNKRYGGGKEWLQLTKRPKSKVFLWRTLRRRPKGIVEICPRDAYQLTKKQEGIIKSIHMIVRDRGKFIMELYLKKSGKVEKGIKID; the protein is encoded by the exons ATGGCTTCA CCTATTGCGTTGTTGCAGCAGATTCCAATGGCTTTCAACAAGAGATATGGTGGTGGAAAGGAATGGCTACAACTTACAAAGAGACCGAAGTCAAAGGTGTTTTTATGGAGAACATTGAGAAG GCGACCAAAAGGGATAGTAGAGATATGTCCTCGTGACGCTTATCAactgacaaaaaaacaagagggGATCATAAAGAGCATCCATATGATTGTCAGAGACAGAGGAAAATTTATCATG gAACTTTACTTGAAAAAGTCAGGTAAAGTAGAAAAGGGGATAAAAATAGACTAA